One segment of Variovorax sp. PAMC28562 DNA contains the following:
- a CDS encoding DUF3683 domain-containing protein, whose product MNAPTALTALLSQAAEPARLREIPYNYTSFSDREIVIRLLGERGWELLQNLRSERRTGRSARMLYEVLGDIWVVQRNPYLVDDLLDNPRRRGQLVDALNHRLTEVGKRRTPDADAERDALVGELTALVSYAIVAFDAMFRDVAALRRKATRVLRRLTAKDNIKFDGLSRVSHVTDATDWRVEYPFVVLCPDTEAEMAGMVKGCIDLGLTIIPRGGGTGYTGGAIPLTWNSAVINTEKLEAMTEVELMALPGLAASVPTVWTEAGVVTQRVADAAERAGYVFAVDPTSAEASCVGGNVAMNAGGKKAVLWGTALDNLASWRMVTPQAEWLEVTRVGHNLGKIHDADNAVFDLQYFAADGTTKLRSERLTIPGKTFRKEGLGKDVTDKFLSGLPGIQKEGCDGLITSCRWIVHKMPVHTRTVCLEFFGNAKDAVPSIVEIKDFMFAEQKRSGVLLAGLEHLDDRYLKAVGYATKSKKHGGLPKMVLFGDIAGDDADDVARATSEVVRIANSRNGEGFIAISPEARKKFWLDRKRTAAISKHTNAFKINEDVVIPLPRMAEYTDGIERINIELSLQNKIAFADALEAFFTRGSLPLGKTDDANDIPSAELLEDRVGQAIDLLREVRALWAGWLQSVDALFPQLQDHSLRASWKTQIRLPLQSIFTGAEFQPILDECNAIHQRVLKGRVWIALHMHAGDGNVHTNIPVNSDNYDMLQTAHAAVVRIMKLARELDGVISGEHGIGITKLEFLTDEELQPFTDYKMRVDPEGRFNRGKLLRVTAQSALHADLTNAYTPSFGLMGHESLIMQQSDIGAIADSVKDCLRCGKCKPVCATHVPRANLLYSPRNKILATSLLVEAFLYEEQTRRGISLKHWEEFEDVADHCTVCHKCLSPCPVNIDFGEVSMNMRNLLRKMGQKSFRPGNAAAMLFLNATNPQTIKAMRVGIVGIGFRAQRLANDLLRRVAKKQTAAPPSTLGPAPIKEQIVHFINKKMPGGLPKKTARALLDIEDADYVPIIRDPKTTTSETEAVFYFPGCGSERLFSQVGLATQAMLWHAGVQTVLPPGYLCCGYPQRGSGQFDKAEKMITDNRVLFHRVANTLNYLDIKTVVVSCGTCYDQLQGYQFDKIFPGCRIIDIHEYLLEKGITLAGAVNGAMNGAKDGAAGGYLYHDPCHSPMKLQDPMKTVRALVGNAAGDNVLKNDRCCGESGTLGVTRPDISTQIRFRKEEELKKGETDLRATGTVAAQGNVKILTSCPSCLQGLSRYGNDLNNGLLEADYIVVEMANLILGADWLPNYVAAANHGGIERVLV is encoded by the coding sequence ATGAATGCACCGACCGCTTTGACTGCGTTGTTGTCGCAGGCCGCAGAGCCCGCACGATTGCGTGAGATCCCGTACAACTACACCAGCTTCTCCGATCGCGAGATCGTGATTCGCCTGCTGGGCGAACGCGGTTGGGAGTTGCTGCAGAACTTGCGCTCGGAGCGCCGTACCGGCCGCTCGGCTCGCATGCTCTACGAAGTGCTCGGCGACATCTGGGTCGTGCAGCGCAATCCGTATCTGGTGGACGATCTGCTCGACAACCCGCGCCGTCGCGGTCAGTTGGTCGATGCGTTGAACCACCGGCTGACCGAGGTCGGCAAGCGCCGCACTCCTGATGCCGATGCCGAGCGAGACGCGTTGGTCGGCGAACTCACCGCGTTGGTGAGTTACGCCATCGTAGCGTTCGACGCCATGTTCCGCGATGTCGCCGCCTTGCGTCGGAAAGCCACCCGCGTGCTGCGCCGACTGACAGCCAAAGACAACATCAAGTTCGACGGACTTTCCCGCGTATCGCACGTGACCGACGCGACCGATTGGCGAGTCGAATATCCGTTCGTTGTGCTGTGCCCGGACACCGAGGCCGAGATGGCGGGCATGGTCAAGGGCTGCATCGACTTGGGCCTGACCATCATCCCGCGCGGCGGCGGCACCGGCTACACCGGCGGCGCGATTCCGCTGACCTGGAACAGCGCGGTGATCAACACCGAAAAGCTCGAAGCCATGACCGAGGTCGAGCTGATGGCGTTGCCCGGCCTAGCTGCGTCGGTGCCGACGGTCTGGACCGAAGCCGGCGTGGTGACGCAGCGCGTCGCCGATGCGGCCGAGCGCGCGGGCTACGTCTTTGCGGTCGATCCGACTTCGGCCGAAGCCTCTTGCGTCGGCGGTAATGTCGCGATGAACGCGGGCGGCAAGAAGGCCGTGCTGTGGGGCACCGCGCTCGACAACCTGGCTTCCTGGCGCATGGTGACGCCACAGGCCGAGTGGCTCGAAGTCACACGCGTCGGCCACAACCTCGGCAAGATTCACGATGCTGACAACGCAGTGTTCGACCTGCAGTATTTCGCGGCCGATGGCACGACGAAATTGCGCAGCGAGCGCCTGACGATCCCGGGCAAGACCTTCCGCAAGGAAGGCCTCGGTAAGGACGTGACCGACAAGTTTTTGTCGGGCCTGCCGGGCATCCAGAAAGAGGGCTGCGACGGGCTGATCACCAGCTGCCGCTGGATCGTGCACAAGATGCCGGTGCACACGCGCACCGTGTGTCTGGAGTTTTTCGGCAACGCCAAGGACGCGGTGCCCAGCATCGTCGAGATCAAGGACTTCATGTTCGCCGAGCAAAAGCGCAGCGGCGTGCTGCTGGCCGGCTTGGAGCATCTGGACGATCGCTACCTGAAGGCGGTCGGCTACGCCACCAAATCGAAGAAGCACGGTGGCCTACCGAAGATGGTCTTGTTCGGCGACATCGCGGGTGACGACGCCGACGACGTGGCGCGCGCCACCTCGGAAGTGGTGCGCATCGCCAACTCGCGCAACGGCGAAGGTTTCATCGCCATCAGTCCGGAAGCGCGCAAGAAGTTCTGGCTCGACCGCAAGCGCACGGCCGCCATCAGCAAGCACACCAACGCTTTCAAGATCAACGAAGACGTGGTGATTCCGCTGCCGCGCATGGCCGAGTACACCGACGGCATCGAGCGCATCAATATCGAGCTGTCGCTGCAGAACAAGATCGCATTCGCGGATGCGCTGGAAGCGTTTTTTACGCGCGGTAGTCTGCCGCTCGGCAAGACAGACGATGCCAACGACATACCTTCGGCTGAACTGCTCGAAGACCGTGTGGGCCAGGCAATCGATCTGCTTCGAGAAGTGCGCGCGCTGTGGGCCGGTTGGCTCCAAAGCGTCGATGCGCTCTTCCCACAGTTGCAGGACCATTCGTTGCGCGCCAGCTGGAAGACGCAGATCCGTCTGCCGCTGCAAAGCATCTTCACCGGCGCGGAGTTTCAGCCGATCCTCGACGAGTGCAACGCCATTCACCAGCGCGTGCTCAAGGGCCGCGTGTGGATCGCCCTGCACATGCATGCCGGCGACGGCAACGTACACACCAACATCCCCGTCAACAGCGACAACTACGACATGCTGCAGACCGCGCACGCCGCGGTGGTGCGCATCATGAAACTGGCGCGGGAACTGGACGGCGTGATCTCGGGTGAGCATGGCATCGGCATCACCAAGCTGGAATTCCTGACCGATGAGGAACTGCAGCCGTTCACCGACTACAAGATGCGTGTCGATCCGGAAGGGCGGTTCAACAGGGGCAAGCTGTTGCGCGTGACAGCGCAGAGCGCGCTCCACGCGGACCTTACCAACGCCTACACGCCGAGCTTCGGTCTCATGGGCCATGAGTCGTTGATCATGCAGCAGAGCGACATCGGCGCCATTGCCGATTCGGTCAAGGATTGCCTGCGCTGCGGCAAGTGCAAGCCGGTCTGCGCGACCCATGTGCCACGCGCCAACCTGCTCTATTCGCCGCGCAACAAGATCCTCGCGACCTCGCTGCTGGTCGAGGCCTTTCTGTACGAAGAGCAGACGCGGCGCGGCATCAGCCTGAAGCATTGGGAAGAGTTCGAAGACGTGGCCGACCACTGCACGGTTTGCCATAAGTGCCTGTCGCCGTGCCCGGTCAACATCGACTTCGGCGAGGTCTCGATGAACATGCGCAATCTGCTGCGCAAGATGGGGCAGAAGAGCTTCCGGCCCGGCAACGCAGCGGCGATGCTCTTTCTGAACGCGACCAATCCGCAGACCATCAAGGCGATGCGCGTCGGCATCGTCGGTATCGGCTTCAGGGCGCAGCGTCTGGCAAACGACCTGTTGCGCCGCGTCGCGAAGAAGCAGACCGCCGCGCCGCCATCGACGCTAGGCCCGGCACCGATCAAGGAACAGATCGTCCACTTCATCAACAAGAAGATGCCGGGCGGCCTGCCGAAGAAGACCGCGCGGGCGCTGCTCGACATCGAGGATGCGGACTACGTGCCGATCATTCGCGACCCGAAGACGACGACGTCGGAAACCGAGGCCGTCTTCTACTTTCCGGGGTGCGGATCGGAGCGATTGTTCTCGCAAGTCGGGCTCGCAACGCAGGCGATGCTGTGGCATGCCGGTGTGCAAACAGTGCTGCCGCCGGGTTACCTGTGTTGCGGCTATCCGCAGCGCGGCAGCGGCCAGTTCGACAAGGCCGAGAAGATGATCACCGACAACCGGGTGCTCTTCCACCGTGTGGCCAACACGCTCAACTACCTCGACATCAAGACAGTGGTGGTGAGCTGCGGCACCTGCTATGACCAGCTGCAGGGCTACCAGTTCGACAAGATCTTTCCGGGCTGCCGGATCATCGACATCCACGAGTACCTGCTCGAAAAAGGCATCACGCTGGCGGGTGCGGTCAATGGCGCAATGAACGGTGCCAAAGATGGCGCGGCAGGCGGCTACCTGTACCACGACCCCTGCCACAGCCCGATGAAACTGCAGGACCCGATGAAGACCGTGAGAGCGCTGGTCGGCAACGCAGCTGGAGACAACGTGCTGAAGAACGATCGCTGCTGTGGTGAATCGGGCACGCTCGGTGTCACGCGGCCCGACATCTCCACTCAGATCCGCTTTCGAAAGGAAGAAGAACTGAAAAAAGGCGAGACCGACTTGCGGGCGACCGGCACTGTCGCGGCACAAGGCAACGTCAAGATATTGACCAGCTGCCCGAGCTGCCTCCAAGGCCTTAGCCGCTATGGCAACGACCTGAACAACGGCTTGCTCGAAGCAGACTACATCGTGGTCGAAATGGCCAATCTGATCCTCGGCGCAGACTGGCTGCCGAACTACGTGGCCGCGGCCAACCATGGCGGCATCGAGCGCGTACTCGTATAG
- a CDS encoding gamma-butyrobetaine hydroxylase-like domain-containing protein yields the protein MAGLKLGAPTPQSITVHGQSRVLEVGFSDGASFRIPFELMRIYSPSAEVQGHGPGQEILQTGKREVTLVELESVGNYAVKPVFSDGHESGIYSWDLLYELGARQDDLWAEYERRLASAGVDRDAPMPGKGGHACGSH from the coding sequence ATGGCAGGCTTGAAACTGGGCGCACCGACGCCACAATCGATCACCGTACATGGCCAATCGCGCGTGCTGGAGGTCGGTTTCTCGGATGGAGCGAGCTTCCGGATTCCGTTCGAGCTGATGCGCATCTATTCGCCGTCGGCGGAAGTGCAAGGTCACGGGCCGGGTCAGGAGATCCTGCAAACGGGCAAGCGCGAGGTGACGCTGGTCGAACTCGAATCGGTAGGCAACTACGCGGTCAAGCCGGTGTTCAGCGATGGGCACGAGTCCGGCATCTACTCGTGGGACTTGCTGTACGAACTGGGCGCTAGGCAGGACGACTTATGGGCTGAGTACGAGCGTCGCCTTGCCTCTGCGGGGGTCGATCGCGACGCACCGATGCCCGGCAAGGGCGGCCACGCCTGCGGCAGTCATTGA
- the ubiE gene encoding bifunctional demethylmenaquinone methyltransferase/2-methoxy-6-polyprenyl-1,4-benzoquinol methylase UbiE translates to MSTTHFGYEKVDEKAKASRVRGVFDSVATRYDLMNDLMSGGLHRAWKAYTVMVANVGEGSKVLDIAGGTGDLALAFAKKVGVTGEVVHTDINEAMLRTGRDRLLDAGVALPTMVCDAEKLPFADNHFDVVAVAFGLRNMTHKDVALKEMNRVLKPRGKLLVLEFSKVAKPLAKAYDWYSFKVLPALGKLVAGDDASYRYLAESIRMHPDQDDLKTLMKEGGFGHVDYHNMTGGVVALHVGIKC, encoded by the coding sequence ATGAGTACCACCCATTTCGGCTACGAGAAGGTCGACGAGAAAGCGAAAGCCAGTCGCGTGCGCGGCGTTTTCGATTCGGTCGCGACACGCTACGACCTCATGAACGACCTCATGTCGGGCGGCCTCCATCGCGCCTGGAAAGCCTACACCGTGATGGTCGCCAACGTCGGTGAAGGCTCCAAAGTGCTCGACATCGCGGGTGGCACCGGCGACCTCGCACTCGCGTTTGCCAAGAAGGTGGGCGTCACCGGCGAAGTGGTACATACCGACATCAACGAAGCCATGCTGCGCACTGGCCGCGACCGCCTGCTCGATGCCGGTGTCGCATTGCCGACGATGGTGTGCGATGCAGAAAAGCTCCCGTTTGCCGACAACCATTTCGACGTCGTGGCCGTGGCGTTCGGCCTCCGCAACATGACTCACAAAGACGTGGCACTGAAGGAAATGAACCGCGTGCTGAAGCCGCGCGGCAAGCTGCTGGTGCTGGAGTTTTCGAAGGTTGCCAAGCCGCTCGCCAAAGCCTACGACTGGTATTCGTTCAAGGTGTTGCCGGCCCTCGGCAAGCTGGTGGCGGGCGACGACGCGAGCTATCGCTACCTTGCCGAATCGATCCGGATGCATCCCGACCAAGACGACCTCAAGACCCTCATGAAAGAGGGCGGTTTCGGGCACGTGGACTATCACAACATGACTGGTGGCGTGGTTGCCTTGCATGTTGGAATCAAATGTTGA
- a CDS encoding Tim44 domain-containing protein, protein MNKVWTVLVAGALVLGSVQADAARLGGGGKSFGRQSGNVTQRQATVPATTPGSPAAPAQNASPTAPRPATPTPAAAAPKRPWGAMLGGLAAGLGLAWLAHSLGLGAGFGNILMIGLLVLAAVVAWRMFAARSRNGASAGGNRQGGLAFEGAGNPANVSAPAQYSPGNVGNDASARPWERPAPAAFDATPASSGLGGSSLSAAGAAAGAAGGSMIGSALGGSQSWGIPSGFDVDGFLIAAKRNFVTLQDAWDRADVSMLRSMMTDDMVEEIRTQLADRAGHTGGASNKTDVVALDAKLLGIEEMPDVYLASVEFSGMIREDASSGPSPFREVWNMTKPTGGTSGWLVAGVQALQ, encoded by the coding sequence ATGAACAAGGTATGGACGGTTTTGGTTGCAGGCGCTCTGGTGCTGGGCAGCGTGCAGGCCGACGCGGCTCGACTTGGCGGCGGCGGCAAGTCTTTCGGTCGCCAGTCGGGCAACGTGACGCAGCGTCAGGCGACCGTGCCGGCTACGACGCCAGGCTCGCCCGCGGCGCCGGCGCAGAACGCCAGCCCGACGGCTCCGCGTCCGGCCACGCCCACGCCCGCCGCCGCGGCACCCAAGCGCCCTTGGGGCGCCATGCTCGGTGGCCTTGCCGCCGGTCTCGGTCTGGCGTGGCTCGCACACTCGCTCGGTCTCGGCGCCGGCTTCGGCAACATCCTGATGATCGGCCTACTCGTGCTGGCAGCCGTGGTCGCATGGCGCATGTTCGCAGCCCGCTCGCGCAACGGCGCATCGGCTGGCGGTAACCGGCAGGGCGGCTTGGCTTTCGAAGGGGCAGGCAACCCGGCCAACGTCAGCGCCCCTGCGCAGTACAGCCCCGGCAATGTCGGCAACGACGCGTCGGCGCGGCCTTGGGAGCGTCCTGCGCCCGCCGCTTTCGATGCGACGCCGGCTTCGTCCGGGCTTGGTGGCAGCAGCTTGTCTGCCGCTGGTGCGGCAGCCGGTGCAGCTGGCGGCAGCATGATCGGTTCAGCACTGGGCGGGTCTCAGTCGTGGGGAATCCCGTCCGGCTTCGATGTCGACGGCTTTCTCATCGCGGCCAAGCGCAACTTCGTGACCCTGCAAGATGCCTGGGATCGTGCCGACGTTTCCATGCTGCGCTCGATGATGACGGACGACATGGTCGAAGAAATTCGCACCCAGTTGGCCGATCGCGCCGGCCACACCGGTGGCGCATCGAACAAGACCGACGTGGTCGCGCTCGACGCCAAGCTGCTCGGCATCGAAGAAATGCCCGACGTCTACTTGGCCAGTGTCGAGTTCTCTGGAATGATCCGCGAAGACGCTTCTTCCGGGCCAAGCCCGTTCCGTGAAGTTTGGAACATGACCAAGCCGACCGGCGGTACCAGCGGCTGGCTCGTGGCTGGCGTGCAAGCCCTGCAATAG
- a CDS encoding SCP2 domain-containing protein gives MVKPSSPFAFLNDLLNRVGSRLQPPPWAVHEVQHRAVLFLNHVLQQEPEAQQRVLRQQGKVVQFRWRFVKMALVATPAGLLDLASEGAVPDLTLTLTEASPFDLARTTLSGDKPPVQIVGDVQLAAEVNWLVDHVRWDVEDDLARVIGDVPAHAVSNAARRGVQALRKFVGDRRAATGAAPGADASSVGPAGTA, from the coding sequence ATGGTCAAACCGTCGTCCCCATTCGCTTTTCTGAATGATCTGCTCAACCGCGTCGGAAGTAGATTGCAGCCGCCGCCGTGGGCCGTCCACGAGGTGCAACACCGCGCCGTTCTGTTCCTCAACCACGTCCTGCAACAAGAGCCCGAAGCGCAGCAGCGGGTGTTGCGGCAGCAGGGCAAAGTGGTGCAGTTTCGGTGGCGCTTTGTCAAGATGGCCTTGGTCGCGACGCCGGCCGGCCTGCTCGACTTGGCTTCCGAAGGCGCCGTGCCCGACCTCACGCTCACACTGACCGAGGCATCGCCTTTCGACCTCGCCCGTACCACCTTGAGCGGCGATAAGCCGCCGGTGCAAATCGTCGGCGACGTGCAACTGGCGGCAGAAGTCAACTGGCTGGTCGACCATGTGCGCTGGGATGTCGAAGACGACCTGGCGCGCGTGATCGGCGACGTACCGGCACACGCTGTGAGCAATGCGGCGCGCCGCGGGGTCCAGGCCTTGCGCAAGTTCGTTGGTGACCGCCGCGCCGCCACCGGCGCAGCCCCGGGCGCCGACGCGAGCAGCGTCGGGCCCGCAGGCACCGCATGA
- the ubiB gene encoding ubiquinone biosynthesis regulatory protein kinase UbiB, translating to MSRFYRGIFIVWVALRYGLDEIVLTSFKKPWLGVLARMISVGRNLDAPRGQRLREALERLGPIFVKFGQVLSTRRDLLPPDIADELAFLQDRVPPFASSIAIATIERAFRRRVSEVFVQFDETPVASASIAQVHFGKVLLRDGTLRDVAVKVLRPNMRGIIEKDLALMAMMAGWLESLSADGKRLKPREVIGEFDKYLHDELDLVREAANAAQLRRNMVKLELVMIPEMFWDFCHPEVIVMERMTGVPIAQLDRIRAAGVDIPKLARDGVTIFFTQVFRDGFFHADMHPGNIQVSLEPATFGRYISLDFGIIGTLTESDKEYLAQNFVAFFRRDYKRVAELHLESGWVPEGTRIDELEGAIRTVCEPYFDRPLREISLGMVLMRLFQTSRRFHVEIQPQLVLLQKTLLNIEGLGRQLDPELDLWATAKPFLEKWMVDQIGPRKLLEQLKAEAPRYAKLLPQLPRLLHDYLENRPADHRRELMELLAAQKRTNKLLQAIVYGGMGFVLGLLAMQLLLRVRIF from the coding sequence ATGAGTCGTTTCTATCGGGGCATCTTTATCGTCTGGGTGGCACTGCGCTACGGCCTCGACGAGATAGTGCTGACGAGCTTCAAGAAGCCTTGGCTGGGCGTGCTCGCGCGCATGATTTCGGTCGGCCGCAACCTCGATGCACCTCGCGGTCAGCGCTTGCGCGAGGCACTCGAGCGTCTCGGGCCGATCTTCGTGAAGTTCGGGCAGGTGCTGTCGACCCGGCGCGACCTGCTGCCGCCAGACATCGCCGACGAGCTGGCCTTCCTGCAGGACCGCGTGCCGCCGTTTGCTTCGTCGATCGCGATTGCGACCATCGAGCGGGCGTTCCGGCGGCGGGTGAGCGAAGTCTTCGTGCAGTTCGACGAGACGCCGGTCGCCAGCGCGTCGATCGCGCAGGTGCACTTCGGCAAGGTGCTACTGCGCGACGGCACGTTGCGCGATGTCGCGGTCAAGGTGCTGCGGCCCAACATGCGCGGCATTATCGAAAAGGACCTGGCGCTGATGGCCATGATGGCTGGCTGGCTGGAGAGCCTGTCGGCCGACGGCAAGCGGCTGAAGCCCCGTGAAGTCATCGGTGAGTTCGACAAGTACTTGCACGACGAGCTAGACCTCGTGCGCGAGGCGGCCAACGCCGCCCAGTTGCGTCGCAACATGGTCAAACTGGAGCTGGTGATGATCCCGGAAATGTTCTGGGATTTCTGCCACCCGGAAGTCATCGTGATGGAGCGCATGACCGGCGTGCCGATCGCACAACTCGACCGAATCCGGGCGGCCGGTGTCGACATTCCCAAGCTGGCGCGCGACGGCGTGACCATCTTTTTCACGCAGGTGTTTCGCGACGGCTTTTTCCATGCCGACATGCACCCGGGCAACATCCAGGTCAGTCTGGAGCCGGCGACCTTCGGACGCTACATCTCGCTGGACTTCGGGATCATCGGCACGCTGACCGAATCCGACAAGGAGTACTTGGCGCAGAACTTCGTCGCGTTCTTCCGGCGCGACTACAAGCGGGTGGCGGAGTTGCATCTGGAAAGTGGCTGGGTGCCCGAGGGCACACGCATCGACGAACTCGAAGGCGCGATCCGTACCGTGTGCGAGCCGTACTTCGATCGGCCGTTGCGCGAGATCTCGCTCGGCATGGTGCTGATGCGGCTGTTTCAGACCTCACGCCGCTTCCACGTGGAGATTCAGCCGCAACTGGTGCTGCTGCAAAAGACGCTGCTCAACATCGAGGGGCTGGGGCGACAGCTGGACCCGGAACTGGATCTTTGGGCGACGGCCAAGCCCTTCCTCGAAAAATGGATGGTCGACCAGATCGGCCCGCGCAAGCTCTTGGAGCAGCTCAAAGCCGAGGCGCCGCGCTACGCGAAGCTGTTGCCGCAGCTGCCGCGGCTTTTGCACGACTACCTGGAAAATCGCCCGGCCGACCATCGTCGCGAGCTGATGGAATTGCTGGCAGCGCAGAAGCGCACCAACAAGCTTTTGCAGGCGATCGTCTACGGTGGCATGGGTTTTGTATTGGGTCTGCTCGCCATGCAGTTGTTGCTGCGGGTACGGATTTTCTAG
- a CDS encoding sodium:solute symporter family protein → MLLTLVAVYLLITIAIGLYAARRVKNTTDFAIAGRHLPLYMIVTTTFATWFGSETVLGIPAKFIESGLHGVIEDPFGAGTCLILVGLFFAGKLYRMTLLTISDYYRERYGRIVEVACSLIIMLSYLGWVSAQVTALGLVFNVLSAGAISIPIGMTIGVVSILAYTLFGGMWAVAVTDFIQMIILVLGLAVIAVFAGNMAGGAGKVIDFATSKDLFKFWPEPSFKDMIFFFAAAITMMLGSIPQQDVFQRVMSANSVKSATRGPIIGGVAYILFAFVPMFLVASALLIMPEEAAQLLKDDPQKVLPTLVLEKMPFVMQVLFFGALLSAIKSTASATLLAPSVTFTENIWRQFRPAGNDKSNLKTMRVTVLVFSGAVLAYAIRMQGTPIYELVSGAYQVPLVGAFVPLVCGLYWRRATTQGAIASIVLGIGFWVLFLAMPWGAVFPAQLAGLVASFVGIVGGSLAPQWVGNTHTPHRPLATELA, encoded by the coding sequence GTGCTGCTCACGTTGGTCGCTGTCTACCTGCTGATCACCATCGCCATTGGCCTGTATGCGGCCCGGCGCGTCAAAAACACCACCGACTTCGCAATCGCCGGGCGGCATCTGCCGCTGTACATGATCGTGACGACGACATTCGCGACTTGGTTCGGCTCGGAAACGGTGCTCGGCATTCCCGCCAAGTTCATCGAAAGCGGGCTGCACGGCGTGATCGAAGACCCGTTCGGCGCAGGCACCTGCCTGATCCTTGTCGGGCTCTTCTTTGCCGGCAAGCTCTACCGGATGACGTTGCTGACGATCAGCGACTACTACCGCGAGCGCTACGGCCGCATCGTCGAGGTGGCGTGCTCCCTCATCATCATGCTGAGTTATCTGGGTTGGGTGTCGGCACAGGTCACCGCGCTGGGGCTGGTGTTCAATGTGTTGTCGGCCGGTGCCATCAGCATCCCGATCGGCATGACGATAGGTGTGGTGTCGATCCTGGCGTACACGCTTTTCGGCGGCATGTGGGCAGTCGCGGTGACCGACTTCATCCAGATGATCATCCTGGTGCTGGGCCTGGCCGTGATAGCGGTGTTTGCGGGCAACATGGCGGGTGGTGCCGGCAAGGTCATCGACTTCGCGACCAGCAAGGACCTCTTCAAGTTCTGGCCCGAGCCGAGCTTCAAGGACATGATCTTCTTCTTTGCTGCGGCCATCACGATGATGCTGGGCTCCATTCCTCAGCAGGATGTGTTCCAGCGCGTCATGTCGGCCAACAGCGTCAAGTCGGCAACGCGCGGGCCGATCATCGGCGGGGTGGCGTACATCCTCTTCGCCTTCGTGCCGATGTTCCTCGTGGCCAGCGCGCTTTTGATCATGCCGGAGGAGGCGGCGCAGCTGCTCAAGGACGATCCGCAGAAGGTGCTGCCGACGCTGGTGCTCGAAAAGATGCCGTTCGTGATGCAGGTGCTGTTTTTTGGTGCATTGCTGTCGGCCATCAAATCGACCGCCTCCGCGACGCTGCTGGCCCCGAGCGTGACTTTCACCGAGAACATCTGGCGGCAGTTTCGCCCGGCCGGCAACGACAAATCGAATCTCAAGACGATGCGCGTGACCGTGCTGGTATTTAGCGGTGCCGTGCTGGCCTATGCGATCCGGATGCAGGGCACTCCAATCTATGAACTGGTTTCCGGCGCTTACCAGGTGCCATTGGTGGGCGCCTTCGTGCCGTTGGTGTGTGGACTGTACTGGCGGCGCGCGACCACGCAGGGCGCCATTGCTTCGATCGTTCTGGGCATCGGTTTTTGGGTGTTGTTTTTGGCGATGCCTTGGGGAGCCGTCTTCCCGGCGCAACTGGCAGGCCTCGTAGCCTCGTTTGTCGGGATCGTGGGCGGCTCGCTCGCACCCCAGTGGGTCGGCAACACGCACACTCCGCATCGTCCGCTGGCGACCGAGCTAGCCTGA
- a CDS encoding FmdB family zinc ribbon protein, with protein sequence MPIYAYKCSSCGFAKDSLQKMSDAPLTVCPNCGKSTFEKQVTAAGFQLKGSGWYVTDFREGGGKKPADKSDKPGDTPDQKSDAKSAEPASGGSADAPAASPAAPAASPAPAVASTPAAAPPSPKPAAKGD encoded by the coding sequence ATGCCCATTTACGCCTATAAATGCAGTTCCTGCGGCTTCGCCAAAGACTCGCTGCAAAAAATGTCCGACGCACCGCTCACGGTGTGTCCGAACTGCGGCAAGAGCACGTTCGAGAAGCAGGTGACCGCGGCAGGCTTTCAGCTCAAGGGCTCGGGCTGGTACGTGACCGACTTCCGCGAGGGTGGAGGCAAGAAGCCGGCAGACAAATCAGACAAGCCCGGCGACACGCCGGATCAGAAGTCGGATGCCAAGTCGGCCGAACCCGCCAGCGGCGGCAGCGCCGACGCACCGGCTGCAAGCCCCGCAGCGCCGGCCGCTTCGCCCGCGCCCGCCGTGGCCAGCACGCCTGCCGCCGCGCCGCCTTCGCCAAAGCCAGCAGCCAAGGGCGACTGA
- a CDS encoding DUF502 domain-containing protein produces the protein MHAIRKWLLSGLLVIVPLVITLGVLNWIIGTLDQTLWLLPDDWQKWLFDHKVRGLGVLLTLAILLAVGAVASNFVGKRLLGWGDAVVRRIPVVRSIYSSVKQVSDTLFSENGNAFRTAVLVQWPREGLWTIAFVTGTPGADVLEHMGGGDYLGVYVPTTPNPTGGYFVMLKRSDCIELKMSVDDALKYIVSMGVVVPGGPSTVAIKQ, from the coding sequence ATGCACGCGATTCGCAAATGGCTCCTGTCAGGCTTGCTGGTCATCGTGCCGCTGGTCATCACGCTGGGCGTGCTGAACTGGATCATCGGCACGCTCGACCAGACGTTGTGGCTGCTGCCCGACGACTGGCAAAAGTGGCTGTTCGACCACAAGGTGCGCGGCCTGGGCGTGCTGCTTACGCTGGCCATCCTGCTGGCAGTGGGCGCGGTCGCCAGCAATTTCGTCGGCAAGCGGTTGCTGGGATGGGGCGACGCGGTAGTGCGGCGCATTCCGGTCGTGCGGTCTATTTATTCGAGCGTGAAGCAGGTGTCCGATACGCTGTTCTCCGAGAACGGCAATGCGTTTCGTACGGCCGTGCTGGTGCAATGGCCGCGTGAGGGTCTCTGGACCATCGCTTTCGTGACGGGCACGCCGGGTGCCGATGTGCTCGAGCACATGGGTGGCGGGGACTATCTCGGAGTCTATGTGCCGACCACGCCCAATCCGACAGGTGGCTACTTCGTGATGCTCAAGCGAAGCGATTGCATTGAATTGAAGATGAGCGTGGACGACGCGCTCAAGTACATCGTGTCGATGGGGGTGGTCGTTCCAGGCGGTCCGTCCACGGTGGCGATCAAGCAGTAA